From the Paramormyrops kingsleyae isolate MSU_618 chromosome 7, PKINGS_0.4, whole genome shotgun sequence genome, one window contains:
- the LOC111849900 gene encoding heat shock protein beta-8-like gives MAEGHFHPRARARIPMDPFGEQSLASRFMDDQFTMPSFPDDLSMDWPAWARSRLGSPFSSGLRSSFPRTAGGSAPGGATRYSDPPETPGDPWKVCVNVNSFKPEEISIKTKDGYVEVSGKHEEKQNEGGTVTKSFNKRIQIPGTVDPLAVFASLSPEGVLIIEAPHTPPYYLFSRDAVGTKGGESEPSAQETPVA, from the exons ATGGCAGAAGGACACTTTCACCCGCGGGCAAGGGCAAGGATACCGATGGATCCGTTTGGGGAACAATCGCTAGCCTCCCGGTTCATGGATGATCAGTTTACCATGCCGTCCTTCCCCGATGATCTGTCCATGGACTGGCCGGCATGGGCTCGCTCCCGACTCGGCTCTCCCTTCTCCAGCGGTCTGCGCTCGTCTTTCCCACGTACGGCCGGGGGCTCCGCGCCCGGGGGCGCCACACGGTACAGCGACCCGCCGGAGACTCCCGGAGACCCGTGGAAGGTCTGCGTAAACGTCAACAGCTTCAAGCCGGAAGAGATAAGCATCAAAACCAAAGACGGATATGTCGAAGTTTCTG GGAAGCATGAAGAAAAGCAAAATGAGGGAGGCACCGTGACAAAAAGCTTCAACAAGAGGATCCA GATCCCAGGCACCGTCGACCCCCTGGCGGTCTTCGCCTCCCTCTCCCCCGAGGGCGTCCTCATTATCGAGGCTCCGCACACCCCACCCTACTACCTCTTCAGCAGGGATGCCGTCGGCACCAAGGGTGGAGAGTCAGAGCCCAGTGCTCAGGAGACACCCGTGGCTTGA
- the LOC111849899 gene encoding heat shock protein beta-1-like gives MTDHSKVVPRPLFHRDMNSDPFHDWARPSRIFEQDLGLPPFLEPGDLGWINWARRRLATSSSPGYTRTPLFAPSGLPGPQHQHQVSGGVSEFRTGPDCWKIVLDVKHFSPEEITVKTKEGYLEIAGKHEERQDEHGFVSRCFTRKYKLPSGADLLHISSSLSGDGVLTVEAPLPPPGPTLTPEIFIPIQVEEEGKNREKDLREMKQGYLEETAPPAGGEKHWAREEKPQSGATPYATNQSEQEEVKL, from the exons ATGACTGACCACAGCAAGGTGGTACCACGCCCGCTCTTCCACCGGGACATGAACTCGGACCCTTTCCATGATTGGGCTCGGCCGAGCCGGATCTTTGAGCAGGACTTGGGGCTGCCTCCATTCTTGGAGCCGGGGGACCTTGGCTGGATCAACTGGGCCCGACGCCGCCTTGCTACGTCATCCTCGCCGGGGTATACGCGGACCCCGCTCTTTGCCCCATCCGGCCTGCCTGGCCCCCAGCACCAACACCAGGTATCTGGGGGCGTGTCGGAGTTCAGGACCGGGCCCGACTGCTGGAAGATTGTGCTGGATGTGAAACACTTCTCACCGGAGGAAATCACAGTCAAAACCAAGGAGGGCTACCTGGAGATAGCAG GGAAGCATGAGGAGAGACAGGATGAACATGGATTCGTCTCCAGATGCTTCACAAGGAAATACAA GCTCCCTTCTGGGGCGGACCTTCTGCACATCAGCTCGTCGCTTTCTGGGGACGGTGTGCTGACTGTGGAAGCCCCGCTGCCTCCCCCAGGTCCCACACTCACGCCGGAGATCTTCATTCCCATCCAG GTGGAAGAGGAAGGAAAAAACAGGGAGAAGGATCTGAGAGAGATGAAGCAAGGGTATTTAGAGgaaacagcaccccctgctggtggggAGAAGCACTGGGCAAGAGAGGAGAAGCCCCAGTCTGGAGCTACTCCTTATGCCACTAACCAGTCAGAAcaggaggaggtgaagctgtaa
- the LOC111849892 gene encoding LOW QUALITY PROTEIN: X-box-binding protein 1-like (The sequence of the model RefSeq protein was modified relative to this genomic sequence to represent the inferred CDS: deleted 2 bases in 1 codon), whose product MVVVTTGTGGAHKIYLISGKQSAGSGAADGRFSRSVSVVLPPSGNQASSDTDSQGSGPPQRKRQRLTHLSPEEKSLRRKLKNRVAAQTARDRKKAKMGELEQQVSELELENQKLHLENKLLREKTKSLMSENQEFRQRLGLDTLDVQEKFQNAPSSVDAVSTVIGSSESAALRLRVPLQKVQAQHSSKLRSSNWMCAVMALQVLSLISSWAFWTSLTQNCCSGVAPWTRTPCRSWTGSNQIQYPPPLIQVGAPPTRLEGPNELIHWDHIYTRPVEVQQEATAEQSEESDSEVKVAGERGLGVEPSAEMLPVKEEPEEKDLIPPLSQGDLLSPGGPEEGCYLSEAYSDSEYERSPSPFGSMSSPLWDDIFANELFPQLISV is encoded by the exons ATGGTGGTTGTGACAACAGGGACAGGGGGTGCCCATAAGATATATCTCATCTCCGGGAAACAGTCGGCGGGGTCCGGCGCGGCAGATGGGAGATTTAGCCGGTCGGTGTCTGTCGTCTTGCCCCCTTCGGGGAATCAGGCATCTTCGGATACAGACTCTCAGGGATCTGGGCCGCCTCAGCGCAAAAGACAGCGGCTCACACATCTGAGCCCAGAAGAGAAGTCACTGAGAAG GAAGCTGAAAAACAGGGTTGCTGCCCAGACagcaagagacaggaaaaaagCCAAAATGGGCGAACTGGAGCAGCAGGTTTCTGAATTAGAATTGGAG AACCAGAAACTTCACTTGGAAAACAAACTGCTTCGTGAAAAGACTAAAAGCCTCATGAGTGAAAACCAGGAATTTCGTCAGAGGCTGGGGTTGGACACTCTGGACGTCCAAGAAAAG TTCCAGAATGCTCCGTCCAGCGTGGATGCCGTCAGCACGGTGATCGGGTCTTCTGAGTCCGCAGCACTCAGGCTACGTGTGCCTCTGCAGAAGGTGCAGGCCCAGCATTCATCAAAGCTGAGGAGCTCCAACTGGATGTGTGCAGTCATGGCTCTGCAGGTCCTGAG TCTGATCTCCTCCTGGGCATTCTGGACATCCTTGACCCAGAATTGTTGCTCAGGTGTGGCTCCCTGGACCAGGACGCCGTGCCGGAGTTGGACCGGGTCGAATCAGATCCAGTATCCGCCCCCTCTCATACAG GTGGGGGCCCCACCGACAAGGCTGGAAGGCCCTAATGAACTGATCCACTGGGACCACATCTACACACGGCCCGTGGAGGTACAGCAGGAGGCCACGGCGGAGCAAAGTGAGGAAAGCGACTCTGAGGTGAAGGTGGCTGGGGAACGGGGCCTGGGGGTGGAGCCGTCAGCTGAGATGctcccagtcaaggaggaaccAGAGGAGAAGGACTTGATCCCCCCACTAAGCCAAGGTGACTTGCTTAGTCCCGGGGGTCCTGAGGAGGGCTGCTACCTGTCAGAGGCGTACAGCGACTCTGAGTATGAGCGTTCCCCTTCTCCTTTCGGAAGCATGTCCTCTCCGCTCTGGGATGACATCTTTGCCAATGAACTCTTCCCCCAACTCATCAGTGTTTGA